Proteins encoded together in one Salmo trutta chromosome 3, fSalTru1.1, whole genome shotgun sequence window:
- the LOC115164738 gene encoding ribonuclease-like 3 codes for MGFLRASLFLVLMCATEVVHGQPANIESRYKHFLQQHVNGDMTIQKCQGVMGYLELTKSDSENCKVKNTFIKANSNQVRAICTGGGTPMGNGLFESNNHFPVVICKHKCKKKMLCQHTHPQYEYEGSSSTRKVVIACEREWPVHYGDIFLLSNLADCYEVVL; via the coding sequence ATGGGGTTCCTGAGGGCTTCCCTGTTCCTGGTGTTGATGTGTGCCACAGAGGTGGTACACGGTCAACCGGCCAACATTGAGTCTCGTTATAAACACTTCCTCCAACAGCACGTCAACGGGGATATGACGATACAGAAGTGTCAGGGTGTGATGGGCTACTTGGAGTTGACCAAGTCTGATAGCGAAAATTGCAAAGTAAAAAACACATTCATTAAAGCTAATTCAAATCAGGTCAGGGCCATTTGTACTGGTGGTGGCACACCTATGGGCAACGGTCTGTTTGAAAGCAATAATCACTTCCCTGTAGTCATATGTAAACACAAGTGTAAAAAGAAAATGCTATGTCAACACACTCATCCCCAATATGAATATGAGGGTTCTTCGTCCACCAGGAAAGTTGTCATTGCTTGTGAACGAGAATGGCCAGTGCACTATGGCGACATATTCTTATTGTCTAATTTAGCTGATTGCTATGAAGTGGTTCTCTGA